The region TGCGACTGCACGTTATGGTGAAGAGATGATCGGTCTGAAAGTGTGCCTTGGGGACAGGGATGAGGCATTCAGAAGAGCAAAGGCGTTGCTTCAAAACCACAGGAGAAACCTCAGCGACGGAATAAAACTTGTTGACGAAATTGGCATTGTTGAGCTTGAGAACGTACAGTACTTCCATGCGGGGAATAGGATTCTCGATACCATTATCGGAATCGTCGCGGGGATGAGTTACTCGTTTGCGAACCGGGGCAAGCCAATAATTGCCTTTGCTGAGAACGATGATGGAATTAAAGTTTCAGCCAGAGCAACGAAGGCTCTCGTTGAAAAGGGAGTACATCTTGCCCAGGCTCTAAAAATAGCTGCTGAAAAGGTTGGTGGCAAGGGAGGGGGTCACAGCATAGCTGCCGGAGCAACCATACCGAAAGGGAGCGAGGATGAGTTCCTGAAGATTCTTGATAAATTAATAGGTGAACAGGTTTTGAAATGAACTGAAAAATTTCGAAAACATTATTACTTTTTGAAAGCTAAATTGAATCGGGGGTGATTGTATGGCAGAGAAAAAGGAGAGGAATAGAGAACACCATGAAAAACTCTTCAAGGCGTCAATGAGTCCTGTTAGAAGGCAGATAGTGGCTGCAATTGGTATTCACGGTAAGAGCAGAGATGAGCTGAAACAGGAGCTGAATCTGTCTGATTTTCAGCTTAAATTCAATCTCGACTGGTTGATAAGAGAAGGGTTCGTTGTTGAAGATGATGGAAAGCTGAAGCTCACCGACGACGGTATAGAGCTGCTTGAAGCCGGTTAAATTTCCGGAGGTTTCCTATTTTTAAACATTTCAACCATATCTCTGTAGAACTCGTAAAACTCGCCCGAACCCACCATTATGTTCGGAACGCCATTTACCACTGTGAATATCAGCACCGTATTCTCCCCGAAAATCAGTCCGTGAACGACATCGCTCTTTCCCATGAGGTTCAGTCTCACCTTTTCCCTGTATCTTTCGAAGATAGTCCTCATTCTATCGTCAATGCTGATACCGTATATTTCCACCAGCTCCGAGTTCTTCACAAGGCCTTCGATAACGTTGTATGCAAGGTCACCCTTGTGAAACGATACAGTCTCCTTTTTGCTTTTCCTCTCAAGTTCCTTCAATCCCTCGCTAATAACCTGCATTTTTTCTTTCAGCCTGGATGAAAAGAAGTCTATCAGCCTTTCAGCAGGTATCGCTCTGAACTTCATCGGTTTTCCGAAGGATTCAACGAGCCCCCTGTTTTCCAAACTTCTTATGACCTCATACACCGAAGTTCTTGGAATCCTGCTCCTCTCTGCCAGCTCCGAGGCTGACATCTCTCCTTCGGTTATGAGTGTTAAAAGTACTTTTATTTCGTAATCTGAGAGTCTGAAGTCTTTCAGCACTTCCACCAGTCTGTCCATATCCTGATGGAAAACTCCAGCAATATTTATATATCTTTTGTAGCTACCGCTACGACAGGTGGTACACATGAGGAGGGCATTACTGGCAATAATTGCACTCATACTAATTCTGCATCCGGTGGCAGCCATAAGCTATGCAGACAAGCCGTATTTTAGTGCGTATATTGCTCAGAGTAACTACATAACGGCAGGAGAAGAAAAAACACTGTATGTGGTTCTGCAGAACAGCGCCAGACTCTGGAAGATTGATTATGCTGATCAGCAGGAATTCCAGCTTTTCAGCAACAATCCTGATTACCTGCAAATGCTTTCAACAGCCTACAATGTCTCTGTGAGGTTTGAAAGCGATGGCCTGAACGTAAAAACACCTGAAATGTTTTTCCCGGCCATTCCAGCCTTCCAGCCCCTCCAGATTCCCGTTGTTGTTGACGCCTCGGGGGTTGAGGAGGGCGAATATGATCTCACCTTGACTATTGGCTATGAGGTTGTCGATGATGTGTCATTCTCCTCATCACTTTCAATTACGCCTGTGCCTTCTCAGGACATCTACAACTACTCGTACAACGCAACCCTGGGGATCTATAAGCCTGTCCCGTATCAGCAGATACAGGATTACCAGACCACGTATTCTCTTGATTACCTGAAGATTTACTACGCTGAGAAGAACCAGGAAATCAGGCTGAAAGTTGTCGTAGAAAAGCCTGATGTTATTCTGAATGTGACTGATGTCCGGTCGGACATCGTTGCGGGTGGAAAGGGAACCATCACCCTTGTTATAAAGAATGATGGAAAGAGAGATGCCGAGAACCTTTTTGTGAGCCTTCTGACACCATCTGGCTTTACTGCCCAGGGTGTCCAGCAGGTGGACCTTGAAAGCTACACCAAGGCTCTTGAAAGCATGCTCTCTCAGAACCCAATGTTCTCCCAGTTTGGACTGCAGGGCGTCGAGGTTCAGCTTCCACCTGAGCTTCAGAGCATGCTGACACAGAGTGCTGTTTACGTCGGATCTCTGAAGGCAGGAGAGAGCATAAACGTAACCTTCAGGGTTACCGCCAATACCGAGGACGGAGGCTATTACCCCTTCCAAGTAAGGGGAACCTACACCCTTGACGGGGACGTTAAACAAACACCCCCCGTGGCTTTTGGTGTGAGCGTAAAGGACAAGCCGGAGATACGAATAGTTTCTGTTAATTCAACCGTATTTGCGGGCAGCAAGGGAGATGTGATCATTGATGTCGAGTCAACCGAAACTCTGAAAGATCTGAAGGCAAAGCTCGAGACGAAGCCTCCGCTTTCGGCAATAACCGAGGAGTATTTTGTCGGGGACTCTGCGAAGGCCACACTCAAGTTCAGGGTTAAGGCAAGCGGAGATGCTGAAAGCACAGTGTATCCAGCAAAGCTCACTCTTACGTATGATCTGAACGGAAAGGAGGTTGAAGAAGCGTTCGATATCGGAATAAAAGTGGGAGATAAGATTAAATTTGCGCTTGAAGGTCAGGGAGAGATTCCAGCTGGAGAAGAAAAAATCATTACTGTGAGAATCAAAAACACCGGTTCGTTTGAGGTGAAGGACGCCACTGCGAGAATCACCGTGGTTGATCCATTCTCGACCACTGACGACTCCTCTTACATAGGCAGCTTAAAGCCAGGTGAAGCGAAGGAAGTCTCGTTCAGACTGAAGGCAGATAAGGATGCCACACCAAAGACCTACGCTCTAAATCTCGAGATAAAGTACAGGGATCTGAATGATGAGTGGGTCATAAGCGATCCGGTGAAGCTTCCGATAGTCGTAACGGAAAGCAGGAATACAATCCCTGGATTTGAGGCATTGGTGGCAGTTATAGCCCTGATTGCAGTAGCTGTCTGGATGAGAAAATGAAGGTCTTCGACCTTCTTTCTTCTTCTGTGGTGAGGGGAAGGTATCTGATTCTGGCTCTGGTAGCGGTAGCGGTCATACTCGCGATTCATTCGAGCCAGAACATAACGATGGATCAGGGCTATGAAACGTACTTCAGCAAGGACTACAAGGAGTATCAGCAGTACGTTCTGTTTTCCAAGAATTTCGGTGGGGGAGTTGCAAGCATTTACATCTTCATAAAGGGCGACGATGTTGTAAATTACGAGACATATGATTTCGCTCTCAAGCTTGGAGAGGAGATTTCGAGGATCGATGGTATCGGGCGGGTGAAGTCGCCTGCCCACACGGTTGTGGACATCCTCGGATATCTTCCTGCTGATGAAGAAGTCCTGAAACAGCTGTCTTACCAGTATTCCTCTTTTTATCTGCCCAAAAAAACCCTGATGCTGATGGAATTCGAGGTTACTGCAGATGAAAGCCAGTATAATTTCATAGCCAAGGAGGTTGAGAAACGAATTTCCGAAATCGAAAAGCCCCCCGGAATCGTGGTCGAAGCCACTGGGAATCCTATGATAATGTATCAGGTGGATAAAAGTATTGGAGAAAGCATGGGGACTATGGGGGCCGTAGCCGTAGTTTTAATGGTGGTGACGCTTGTCATAGTTTTCAGGGGCGTTGTTGAACTCAAGAGATATCTCCTCCTACCTCTCGTGATATCAATTCTCACTTTCCTGTTTGCGTTCGGATTGATGCCCGTACTCGGGATCCCCCTCACAGAGATCACGAACGCCATCGCACCAATTCTGATAGGTCTCAGTATTGAATATGCTGCTCAGTTTATGGGCAGGTACGAGGAGGAGAGGAGAAAGGGAAACAGCCCGGCAATTTCTGCTGTGAAGTCCATCAAGAGTGTGGGTCTCGCACTGTCTCTTGCGATGATCACCACCGTTATCGGTTTTCTTTCCATGATATTCTCTGGAGTTCCCGCTCTGGGCTGGTTCGGACTTGTTTCGGCAATTGGTCTGATTGTGGCATATCTTCTGAGCCTGACGTTTCTTCCGTCAGTCCTACTCATAACTGACAGGAAAGAGAGGAAGCGAAAGGATGAGGAAAAGATCTCTTTCACGGAGAAAGTTCTCGATCTTGCTTCATTAATCTCAGCGAGGCATTACAGGGTTTTACTGCTTACTGTCCTCGTCATAACCTCTGCAAGCTATTTTGGTTACTCAAAGGTACCCTTGGAGACAGATTTCATGAAGTACATTCCTCAGGATCTTCCGGCCATGAGAAAGCTTAGCGAGCTTCAGGACCTCGTGGGGAGTAATGACAGAATAATAGCCGTTTTCCAGACAGATGGAATTGATTCGAGTGTCATTGCGAGATTTGAGGAACTTGCCAGATACGTTACAAACTCCGAACAGAATATTGTCGGATACTCGTCTCTCGGTGAGATAATCAAGATGAACTTCGACAAACTGCCTTCCAGCGACACTGAACTTCAGCAGGCACTCGAAAAAATCCCTGAAGACAGGGTTTCCAGGTACATGCAGGGTTCGAGCTACGCAATATACTTCACTGTCGCACCAATGGACTGGCTTGAATTCAGGAAGCTTTATGAAAGGGTTACTGAGGAAATGAAGTTCTTCGGTATAGAGTATCCGTTTTATCTCACAGGTGATGTCGTCCTGAAAATGTTTGTCGCTGATCTGATAGTCAACGGTCAGAACAGGATGACCATTGCGAGTTTTGCTTTTGTATTCATTCTGCTCCTGTTCGTTTACAGAAGTCCAAGGAAAGCGATTGTTCCAATAATACCGATTACCGTGGTTATACTTGCTAATGGAGGTCTCATGTACCTTCTTGGCTATTCCAGGACCCTTGTTACCGCCTCTCTGAACTCTCTGACAATAGGTCTTGGAATCGATTTTTCCATTCACGTGATGGAAAGGTATTTCGAGGAGAGGAGAAGAGGATTTGAACCTGAAAAGGCAGTTGAGATTACGATAACCAACATAGGTAAGCCGATCTTAACGTCCGGCCTTACCATGGCAGGAGGTTTTGCTGCGATGCTTGCGTCACCATTCCCCATCATGTCTGATTTCGGTGTGGTCAGCCTGATGGCGATAATTCTCAGCCTCTTCGCAGCTCTCACGGTCGTTCCTGCATTTCTGGTCTTTACCGACAACCTGAACAGCAAAAACAAAAAAGAGAAATTGGATGATGTCTAATCTGAAATATGGATGTGCGAACACATAAGCTTGCGGACGGGGAACTTGTTGGCAGGGTTGTTGAGGCGGGAGATGGCTATGCAAGGG is a window of Geoglobus acetivorans DNA encoding:
- a CDS encoding hydrophobe/amphiphile efflux-3 (HAE3) family transporter, which gives rise to MKVFDLLSSSVVRGRYLILALVAVAVILAIHSSQNITMDQGYETYFSKDYKEYQQYVLFSKNFGGGVASIYIFIKGDDVVNYETYDFALKLGEEISRIDGIGRVKSPAHTVVDILGYLPADEEVLKQLSYQYSSFYLPKKTLMLMEFEVTADESQYNFIAKEVEKRISEIEKPPGIVVEATGNPMIMYQVDKSIGESMGTMGAVAVVLMVVTLVIVFRGVVELKRYLLLPLVISILTFLFAFGLMPVLGIPLTEITNAIAPILIGLSIEYAAQFMGRYEEERRKGNSPAISAVKSIKSVGLALSLAMITTVIGFLSMIFSGVPALGWFGLVSAIGLIVAYLLSLTFLPSVLLITDRKERKRKDEEKISFTEKVLDLASLISARHYRVLLLTVLVITSASYFGYSKVPLETDFMKYIPQDLPAMRKLSELQDLVGSNDRIIAVFQTDGIDSSVIARFEELARYVTNSEQNIVGYSSLGEIIKMNFDKLPSSDTELQQALEKIPEDRVSRYMQGSSYAIYFTVAPMDWLEFRKLYERVTEEMKFFGIEYPFYLTGDVVLKMFVADLIVNGQNRMTIASFAFVFILLLFVYRSPRKAIVPIIPITVVILANGGLMYLLGYSRTLVTASLNSLTIGLGIDFSIHVMERYFEERRRGFEPEKAVEITITNIGKPILTSGLTMAGGFAAMLASPFPIMSDFGVVSLMAIILSLFAALTVVPAFLVFTDNLNSKNKKEKLDDV
- a CDS encoding helix-turn-helix domain-containing protein, whose amino-acid sequence is MDRLVEVLKDFRLSDYEIKVLLTLITEGEMSASELAERSRIPRTSVYEVIRSLENRGLVESFGKPMKFRAIPAERLIDFFSSRLKEKMQVISEGLKELERKSKKETVSFHKGDLAYNVIEGLVKNSELVEIYGISIDDRMRTIFERYREKVRLNLMGKSDVVHGLIFGENTVLIFTVVNGVPNIMVGSGEFYEFYRDMVEMFKNRKPPEI
- a CDS encoding PGF-CTERM sorting domain-containing protein, which gives rise to MRRALLAIIALILILHPVAAISYADKPYFSAYIAQSNYITAGEEKTLYVVLQNSARLWKIDYADQQEFQLFSNNPDYLQMLSTAYNVSVRFESDGLNVKTPEMFFPAIPAFQPLQIPVVVDASGVEEGEYDLTLTIGYEVVDDVSFSSSLSITPVPSQDIYNYSYNATLGIYKPVPYQQIQDYQTTYSLDYLKIYYAEKNQEIRLKVVVEKPDVILNVTDVRSDIVAGGKGTITLVIKNDGKRDAENLFVSLLTPSGFTAQGVQQVDLESYTKALESMLSQNPMFSQFGLQGVEVQLPPELQSMLTQSAVYVGSLKAGESINVTFRVTANTEDGGYYPFQVRGTYTLDGDVKQTPPVAFGVSVKDKPEIRIVSVNSTVFAGSKGDVIIDVESTETLKDLKAKLETKPPLSAITEEYFVGDSAKATLKFRVKASGDAESTVYPAKLTLTYDLNGKEVEEAFDIGIKVGDKIKFALEGQGEIPAGEEKIITVRIKNTGSFEVKDATARITVVDPFSTTDDSSYIGSLKPGEAKEVSFRLKADKDATPKTYALNLEIKYRDLNDEWVISDPVKLPIVVTESRNTIPGFEALVAVIALIAVAVWMRK